The genomic segment ACGTATCCGCAGGAAATGTGATATCCAAATCAGGCTGCTCTGGTTATTGTTTTGGTCCACACCTTCATTTCGAAATCATCAAAGATGGAAAGAATATCAACCCTACCAAAATCATCAAAGGATTTTCTTACAAATGAAACAAATCAAATGGCTCACTCTTTTTGTTTTTATCCTCATCCTTTCCCAGTGCCGCCAAACGGCAGGTGAAATCATCAACCAAAGAACAAAAGAACCATTCGATGATACCAAAAATCTCATCGTAAACTTTGTCACCACAAGAAGGGTGATCGCAAATTCCGCACCAGCTTGTGATTCAAATTATTTTGGATTTTTAACCGATATCAACCCTCACTACGGAGATTGTACAATCAATATCCCCGCAAAGCATTCGGTAGGAGATATAACTTGGAACAATACCGCCGACCGAAATCTTTACTTCCAACTTTTGGGTAAAAAAGATAAACAAGAAGATGAGTTCTTCCAACAACTAAAAGCGAGTTCTTCCGAAGAACTTTTACTCTTTGTCCATGGATTCAATGTCAATTTCGATGAAGCCGTCATCCGAGCTGGCCAAATCCGCTATGATCTCAAATTCCTAGGTGAAGTTGTGGTCTACTCTTGGCCTGCAGGGGCGGAGGCAGGTGTCATCAATACCCTGATGATGAAATCTACCTATGAGTCCAATTTTCAAGAGGCAAAACTCAATAGAGAGCATTTCAATCGCTTTTTAAATCAATTGCAGGGCATAAAAAAGAGAGTCCACCTCATCGTCCATAGCATGGGACACCAAGTTGTGCTCCCTTCCTTAGCCAAACAAGCAGACGAAGGCAAATCAAAAATCATAGCAGAATTAATTTTAAACGCTCCCGATTTTGACAAAGAGGATTTTTCAAAAATCAGTTCTAAGTTACGTACTGTTTCGGAAAGAGTCACATTATATTGCTCACCTGGTGATAATGCACTCATTGCATCACAAAAAGTAAACGGTGGCAATAGAGCTGGCATGTGTTTTAAATTCGAGGGTATAGATGTCATCAATGTAAATGAAGTGGATAGTCCTGTGCTTGGCATTGGTGGATTAGGCCACGGATATTATTCTTCTAGACCCATACTATCTGACATTTACCAGGTGATCCTAGGTGTTGACGTAAACAAACGTTTGTTCATCAGGAAGTCGGGCCAAAACAACGGAGAAAACTGGGTGCTCAGAAGATAGAGATTCCGTTGTTGGATGATGAATCAAAGTGTTTGGTAGTCTGTATTACTTTGGCGAAAGTTTACTCCTAGGTGCAAGGGGTATCCAAACAGACCCACACTCCCATTATGCAATATCTCTGCTTTTTTCCTTGAAAGGCGAATTTCAGTTGGTAGATGCAAGGAATGAAACCGCAAAATATAGAGCTGTTTTGATACCACCTAATTTTTTTCATACTTTACAAGCGGAAAGTTCTGAGATGATCGTTTTGCAGTTTGACCCCAAAAGTTATGAGTATGCAAGTCTTCTTCAATTCAAAAACACAAAGCAACCTACGGAAATAGCCATTGAATCCATCTCTCCTTTGTTTGGCAATTGTGCTCATCTATTGAATGGAAGTTTGAATTGTAAGGAAGCCTTTTTTCTCTATGAAAGCATTTTACTTTCCTTAGGTGGGAAACCGAAACAGAAGAATCCAAATGACAAAAGAATGATTCGAGTACTGGAAAGAATCCAAGAAACTCTGCCAGAATCCATCTCCTTAAAAACCCTATCAGACGAAATAGGTATATCAGAAGATCGCTTTATGCATTGGTTTAAAGATGAATTTGGTTTGCCTTTACGCCAGTACCTGCTTTGGAGGAGATT from the Leptospira ryugenii genome contains:
- a CDS encoding AraC family transcriptional regulator; translation: MFGSLYYFGESLLLGARGIQTDPHSHYAISLLFSLKGEFQLVDARNETAKYRAVLIPPNFFHTLQAESSEMIVLQFDPKSYEYASLLQFKNTKQPTEIAIESISPLFGNCAHLLNGSLNCKEAFFLYESILLSLGGKPKQKNPNDKRMIRVLERIQETLPESISLKTLSDEIGISEDRFMHWFKDEFGLPLRQYLLWRRLHIAANHLQQGESLTTAAHAAGFSDQSHLSKTFRKMFGVPPSRFLGQPNQFKVCFCLDQL
- a CDS encoding alpha/beta hydrolase encodes the protein MKQIKWLTLFVFILILSQCRQTAGEIINQRTKEPFDDTKNLIVNFVTTRRVIANSAPACDSNYFGFLTDINPHYGDCTINIPAKHSVGDITWNNTADRNLYFQLLGKKDKQEDEFFQQLKASSSEELLLFVHGFNVNFDEAVIRAGQIRYDLKFLGEVVVYSWPAGAEAGVINTLMMKSTYESNFQEAKLNREHFNRFLNQLQGIKKRVHLIVHSMGHQVVLPSLAKQADEGKSKIIAELILNAPDFDKEDFSKISSKLRTVSERVTLYCSPGDNALIASQKVNGGNRAGMCFKFEGIDVINVNEVDSPVLGIGGLGHGYYSSRPILSDIYQVILGVDVNKRLFIRKSGQNNGENWVLRR